The genomic interval ATCTACACTTGTAAGTGAAAGTGTAGCACCGAGCAAACGTGGACGAGTCGTTGTCTTATTAGAAAGTTTTTGGGCGTTAGGTTGGATTTTATCGGCTCTTATTTCTTATTTTATCATTCCGACATACGGCTGGAGAATTGCTTTAATCTTAAGTGCGTTACCAGCTTTTTATGCGGTATACCTACGTTTTAGTTTACCAGACTCACCGAAGTATGAAGAGTTGAAGCCGAAGGAAAAACAATCGATGCTTCAAAATATGAAAAAAGTGTGGGCGAAAGAGTATTCCAAACAAACTCTTATTTTATGGGTGCTTTGGTTCTGTGTTGTATTCTCTTACTACGGCATGTTTCTATGGTTACCAAGTGTGATGCTGATGAAAGGGTTCAGCTTAATTAAAAGCTTTGAATATGTGTTAATTATGACGCTTGCACAGCTTCCAGGTTATTTTACAGCTGCTTGGTTTATTGAAAAAATGGGTCGTAAATTTGTGTTAATTACTTATTTAATTGGTACAGCAGTGAGCGCTTATTTCTTTGGAACAGCTGAAGAGCTGCCGTTGTTAATTACATCAGGAATTCTTCTTTCTTTCTTTAACTTAGGTGCATGGGGGGCTTTATACGCTTATACTCCAGAGCAATACCCAACAGTGATTCGGGGAACAGGAGCAGGGATGGCAGCGGCTATTGGACGTATCGGAGGAATTTTAGGGCCGTTATTAGTCGGGTACTTAGTAGCTGCCAATACATCGATTAGCGCAATTTTTACGATTTTTACCGTTGCCATACTAATCGGTGCCATCGCGGTGGCTTTTGGTAAAGAAACAAAAAATACAGTATTAGAATAGAAATTTGAGAAAGGGGTGCACTTGCACTCTTTTTTCATTTAGGTTATGCTAGCATAGTTGAGCAAACGATTTCCTATGTTGATATTGACATTTATTTACTAATCATATAGTATTTATATACTTTCATATTACTTTTTAATTCTTATCCAGAGAGGTGGAGGGATTTGGCCCTTTGAAGCCTCGGCAACAGACCTGTTATAGGAACTGTGCCACATCCAACAAGCAGATGCTTGGAAGATAAGAAGAGTCGAATGAATACAGTAGCCTCTTCTTGGATAAGAAGAGGCTTTTTAAATATGCGCTGAATGTAGCTGGAATATGGAATGATATAAGAGGTTCAGGTATCACATAAACAGAATAGAAAGGGGTTATACATATGGAATTATTTAAAAAGATTGAAGAGAGAAAAGCGCTGTTAATTGATAAATTATTAGCAAAAGGTGTATACAAAACAAAAGACGAGCGGCATTTATATGATGTTCCATTAAAAGTATTAGAAGATGAATATAAGCTTGTTGTTAATAAACCCGATCAACACTCCTCTTCCTCATGGATGACATAGTGAAGATTGATTTGTTTACATAAACATGAAAATTGGAAGTTATGTTCGGATTGTCACAAAATATTCAAGAAATGTATTCATATTTGAGGATGTTTACAAATTTATCACAATTAGAAGGGATAAATTAGATTGATTTGGGACTAATTATCTATTATGATATTTTTGTAAATATATTGAAAAGTGGGAAATGGACGATGAAGAAACTATATGCTGAACTAATTAATGAAAAAATTGAGGAAAAAAGACAAGAAATGATTAGATTAGCTATAGATTTTGGTTTTACAAGTCAGCTGGCGGTTCAAGCAAGTCAAGAGCTCGATTCTCTTTTAAATGCGGCTGCAACTAGAGACAAATAGTTACACACTTCCTTTTCAAACAGATATTTGAAAAAATTCAAGAAAGCTATTGCTAAAAAATGAGCAATAGCTTTCTTTTATGTTGGCTATAATAAGCTTGTGAATCTAAAGCGATATTTAAGAAAGCCTTTAGGAGATGACTGCCGTTCATTCACAATTAGAATCCCTTAAGGGGGGGAGATTGAGTGATACTACAGGTCGACAAAAAGGGGTGTGTCATCATGGAAAAAACAAAAAAATGCCGGGACTCTCTAGTTGTTAAAACAAGTATCGTTCTTCCTCCAGACACGAATAATATTGGTACGATGTTTGGAGGGAAATTAATGGCGCAAATTGATGACATAGCAGCTATTTCAGCAATGCGCCATGCTCGGTCGCATGTTGTAACGGCTTCAACGGATTCGGTGGATTTTCTGCATCCAATTTCTGAAGGCAATGCGGTTTGTTTAGAAAGCTTTGTTACTTATACGGGCCGCACCTCCATGGAAGTGGTGGTAAAAGTAGTAGCTGAAGATTTGCAAAGCGGTGTTCAAAATTTATGCGCTCTTTCTTTTTTAACTTTTGTAGCGATTGATGAAAAGGGAAAACCTATTTCTGTTCCTCGTTTAATTTCAGAAACAGAAACGGAGAAAGCGCTATATGAATCAGCG from Peribacillus asahii carries:
- a CDS encoding Fur-regulated basic protein FbpA gives rise to the protein MELFKKIEERKALLIDKLLAKGVYKTKDERHLYDVPLKVLEDEYKLVVNKPDQHSSSSWMT
- a CDS encoding aspartyl-phosphate phosphatase Spo0E family protein codes for the protein MGLIIYYDIFVNILKSGKWTMKKLYAELINEKIEEKRQEMIRLAIDFGFTSQLAVQASQELDSLLNAAATRDK
- a CDS encoding MFS transporter — encoded protein: MDKKTKRIADRKLLGIAGAAWMFDALDVGMLSFIIAALKMEEGWNLTDVQAGWIGSTQSIGMAVGALLFGAMADKVGRKNILIITLLLFSIGSGLSALVGTISLFLILRFFIGMGLGGELPVASTLVSESVAPSKRGRVVVLLESFWALGWILSALISYFIIPTYGWRIALILSALPAFYAVYLRFSLPDSPKYEELKPKEKQSMLQNMKKVWAKEYSKQTLILWVLWFCVVFSYYGMFLWLPSVMLMKGFSLIKSFEYVLIMTLAQLPGYFTAAWFIEKMGRKFVLITYLIGTAVSAYFFGTAEELPLLITSGILLSFFNLGAWGALYAYTPEQYPTVIRGTGAGMAAAIGRIGGILGPLLVGYLVAANTSISAIFTIFTVAILIGAIAVAFGKETKNTVLE
- a CDS encoding acyl-CoA thioesterase — protein: MEKTKKCRDSLVVKTSIVLPPDTNNIGTMFGGKLMAQIDDIAAISAMRHARSHVVTASTDSVDFLHPISEGNAVCLESFVTYTGRTSMEVVVKVVAEDLQSGVQNLCALSFLTFVAIDEKGKPISVPRLISETETEKALYESAKERAQARKKRRTDTQYIADTIGNDLVWSL